In one window of Gudongella oleilytica DNA:
- a CDS encoding transposase — protein MILDQIDLSVVARKLKKSNFMRCPKGYRPETLIAALIAMQVEKIPTIKHLVKRINEDPVFGYSCGFEVLGSVPPESTFSRFSDKLSNSECLNDLFHELVPKAKDMRIIDGTRVAIGSAKIDAFEASKPKKDIINDGVHPNWGMKRDTNGNKIRWSCATISNLTSSP, from the coding sequence ATGATCTTAGACCAGATCGACCTATCTGTAGTTGCCAGGAAACTTAAGAAATCAAATTTCATGAGATGTCCTAAGGGCTACAGACCTGAAACTCTCATAGCCGCATTGATCGCAATGCAAGTTGAAAAAATACCGACCATCAAGCATCTGGTTAAACGAATCAATGAAGACCCTGTATTCGGGTACTCTTGTGGTTTTGAAGTACTCGGCAGCGTACCTCCTGAGTCAACATTCTCAAGGTTTTCAGACAAGCTCTCTAACTCTGAATGCCTCAATGATCTTTTCCATGAGCTTGTGCCCAAAGCTAAAGATATGAGAATTATTGATGGAACAAGAGTTGCCATCGGCTCAGCAAAGATCGATGCTTTTGAAGCATCCAAACCAAAGAAGGATATCATTAATGATGGAGTTCATCCCAATTGGGGGATGAAAAGGGACACTAATGGCAACAAGATCAGGTGGTCATGTGCAACTATATCCAATTTAACCTCCTCACCCTGA
- a CDS encoding TetR/AcrR family transcriptional regulator, which translates to MDRRQRKTRDSIFEAFSNLLEKKRYSNVTVQEIIEEADIGRSTFYSHFNTKDDLLKSMCTDIFSHVFLDDLTAEVTHDFSSRNNGLEARLSHILHHLKDNKNNMIGILSSESGELLMKYFKEYLQIMFSDYLDEIETNAPVDFVLNHLVGSFAETVMWWIRNRMKYTPEDTAKYFIEINRFDISDRSTS; encoded by the coding sequence ATGGATAGAAGGCAAAGAAAAACTAGAGATTCTATTTTTGAGGCATTTAGTAATCTCCTTGAGAAAAAGCGATACAGCAATGTTACCGTCCAGGAAATCATTGAGGAAGCGGATATTGGGCGAAGCACTTTTTATTCACATTTCAATACTAAAGATGATCTATTAAAATCAATGTGCACTGATATCTTCAGTCACGTATTTTTAGACGATCTAACGGCAGAAGTAACACATGACTTTTCAAGCAGAAATAATGGGCTTGAAGCGAGATTATCCCATATACTTCATCATCTAAAAGATAATAAGAACAATATGATCGGCATACTATCGAGTGAGAGTGGAGAACTTCTAATGAAATATTTTAAAGAATATCTCCAGATTATGTTTTCCGATTATCTTGATGAAATTGAAACTAATGCACCTGTTGATTTTGTTTTAAACCATCTAGTTGGAAGCTTCGCTGAAACTGTGATGTGGTGGATTAGAAACAGAATGAAATATACCCCTGAAGATACAGCCAAATATTTCATTGAAATTAACAGATTTGACATCTCAGATAGAAGTACTTCGTAA
- a CDS encoding heavy metal translocating P-type ATPase, giving the protein MKKLNHILSGVPLTIISGIFLVVSLVFMLNKIDILFDPAWFSVLISGIPLLSLAIWRVIYNEGMSKISSALLISIAMIAAIAIGDVFAAGEVAFIMALGGILEDKTAERSKKGIKKLIGLTPQQGRVLNEGNEKMVNVEEIRVGDRLRVLPGEAIPVDGKIVVGATSVDQAIMTGESLPVDKEVGDNVYCGTINQFGAIDIEATNVGEDSSLQKLIRMVKDAENKQAKIQRVADRWAIWLVPAALLLAIITYLVTEDIVRGVTILVVFCPCALVLATPTAIMAAIGQATKHGIIIKSGEALEKMGKVDTIAFDKTGTLTHGSLEISDIIPLSDDISDDELLILVASAELRSEHPVGRAIVKHAKEKKLKLKDSLGFQMSAGKGIFAKVENKDLHCGNVSYLKENSIEISNKISNILDNLQKQGKASILAAVDGICVGVIGLSDVLRNTANRMVADLNSMGTQTILLTGDNHWTANYFAEQVGITSVQAGLLPEDKVNNIIKLLKDGKSVCMIGDGVNDAPALKAASVGVAMGAMGSDIAVEAADIALMSDDISKIPYLKRLSNATVRTIKFSIFLSLVINFLAIIMSFFGWLTPTTGALVHNAGSIFVVMIAAMLYDRKFD; this is encoded by the coding sequence ATGAAAAAATTGAATCACATTTTATCTGGAGTTCCTTTGACAATCATAAGCGGTATATTCCTGGTTGTAAGTCTTGTATTCATGCTGAATAAAATAGATATTTTATTTGATCCAGCATGGTTTTCAGTTTTAATATCAGGGATACCTCTTTTATCTCTAGCCATTTGGAGAGTCATATACAATGAAGGGATGAGTAAAATTTCGTCTGCGTTATTAATATCCATAGCTATGATAGCAGCGATAGCAATTGGAGATGTTTTCGCAGCGGGTGAAGTAGCTTTCATAATGGCTTTAGGTGGAATTCTAGAGGATAAGACTGCAGAAAGGTCAAAGAAAGGAATTAAGAAACTTATCGGACTTACACCTCAACAAGGGCGTGTACTCAATGAAGGTAATGAGAAAATGGTTAATGTAGAAGAAATAAGAGTGGGCGATAGACTTAGAGTTCTTCCTGGTGAAGCAATTCCAGTTGATGGAAAGATAGTCGTTGGAGCTACGTCAGTTGATCAAGCGATCATGACAGGCGAATCACTCCCTGTAGATAAAGAAGTTGGAGATAATGTATATTGCGGCACGATCAACCAATTTGGCGCAATCGATATTGAGGCGACAAACGTAGGTGAAGACAGTTCTTTACAGAAGCTTATCCGGATGGTAAAAGATGCCGAGAACAAACAAGCTAAGATACAACGAGTAGCAGATAGATGGGCAATATGGCTTGTTCCTGCTGCATTGCTACTTGCGATCATTACTTATTTAGTTACTGAGGATATAGTTCGTGGAGTTACAATACTTGTTGTTTTCTGTCCTTGTGCTTTAGTTTTAGCTACTCCCACAGCCATTATGGCAGCGATCGGGCAAGCTACGAAGCATGGCATCATTATTAAATCTGGGGAAGCATTAGAGAAGATGGGGAAAGTAGACACGATAGCATTTGATAAGACAGGTACATTGACACATGGGAGTCTGGAAATAAGTGATATAATACCTTTGTCAGATGATATTAGTGATGATGAACTCCTAATATTGGTAGCCTCAGCAGAGCTAAGAAGTGAGCATCCTGTAGGGAGAGCGATAGTCAAGCATGCAAAGGAAAAGAAGCTTAAATTAAAAGATTCACTTGGATTTCAAATGAGTGCAGGCAAGGGAATATTTGCCAAAGTAGAAAATAAGGATTTGCACTGTGGAAACGTTAGCTATCTTAAAGAAAACAGTATCGAGATTTCAAATAAAATAAGCAATATACTGGATAATCTTCAAAAACAAGGGAAAGCTTCGATCTTGGCAGCGGTGGATGGGATTTGCGTAGGAGTAATAGGTCTTTCAGATGTATTGAGAAATACGGCTAATCGTATGGTAGCTGATCTAAACAGTATGGGAACTCAAACAATTCTTCTAACAGGAGACAATCATTGGACGGCAAATTATTTTGCAGAGCAAGTTGGGATAACTTCTGTTCAGGCTGGATTACTTCCTGAAGATAAAGTGAATAATATTATTAAACTTCTCAAGGATGGTAAGTCAGTATGTATGATAGGAGATGGTGTAAACGATGCTCCTGCTCTCAAGGCTGCATCAGTAGGCGTAGCAATGGGAGCCATGGGTAGTGATATAGCTGTTGAAGCTGCTGATATAGCGCTTATGAGTGACGATATATCTAAGATACCATATTTAAAGCGTCTTTCCAATGCAACAGTTAGAACGATAAAATTCAGTATATTTTTGTCTTTGGTTATCAATTTTTTAGCTATCATAATGTCATTTTTTGGTTGGCTGACTCCAACTACAGGTGCATTAGTTCATAATGCTGGATCAATATTCGTCGTTATGATTGCAGCGATGCTTTACGATAGGAAATTTGATTAG
- a CDS encoding EamA family transporter — MKKNEAFYILMVLAGSVLWGTTGTAQHFAPVGTSPLSIGAVRLAVGGTALTILALSKGAVKGKEIWLNPNTYISAVSVAAYQLFFFAAVLKTGVAMGTVVAIGSAPVFAGIFSMVMGREKPDSKWIVATIVSIIGCILLITGGQELTANVSGVLLALAAGAAYAGYTAFSKQLLDKYSTLAVTGVVFFIGAILLSPLLFVYDLSWLRSIQGIGVALHLGLLATAMAYVLFTYGLSGIPLHKAVTLSLTEPATASMLGVFLLKEQLSPISWIGIALVFAGLIIVSLKRG, encoded by the coding sequence ATGAAGAAAAACGAAGCATTTTACATACTCATGGTCCTGGCCGGATCAGTGCTCTGGGGTACAACCGGGACCGCTCAGCATTTTGCCCCAGTCGGTACATCTCCGTTATCAATAGGAGCAGTAAGACTTGCAGTTGGAGGAACAGCCTTAACCATCCTTGCATTATCAAAGGGCGCGGTAAAGGGTAAAGAGATCTGGCTGAATCCAAATACTTACATATCTGCGGTAAGTGTAGCAGCGTACCAGCTATTCTTTTTTGCAGCTGTACTGAAGACAGGTGTTGCAATGGGTACTGTTGTAGCCATCGGGAGTGCTCCAGTTTTTGCAGGTATATTCTCAATGGTAATGGGAAGAGAAAAGCCAGACTCCAAGTGGATCGTTGCAACTATCGTTTCAATAATAGGGTGTATTCTCCTAATAACTGGAGGGCAGGAACTTACAGCTAATGTAAGTGGCGTGTTATTGGCACTTGCCGCTGGAGCGGCATACGCCGGATACACTGCGTTCAGCAAGCAGCTTCTGGACAAGTACTCAACATTAGCAGTTACAGGTGTAGTGTTTTTCATTGGAGCTATACTTTTATCACCGTTACTGTTTGTGTATGACTTAAGCTGGCTTAGATCAATTCAAGGAATAGGAGTAGCTCTTCACTTGGGACTCCTTGCGACAGCCATGGCCTATGTCCTTTTTACTTACGGTCTGTCAGGTATACCCTTGCATAAGGCAGTGACACTATCTCTTACAGAGCCTGCAACAGCATCAATGCTGGGCGTATTCCTGTTGAAGGAGCAGTTGTCGCCTATATCATGGATTGGGATAGCTCTTGTGTTTGCTGGATTGATAATTGTATCATTAAAAAGAGGATAA
- a CDS encoding IclR family transcriptional regulator — MQSVDRICKIIEAVVDSRDGIGVIDISEAVELPASTTHRILSSLVELNYMTQDKISKKYTPGRVLFSISGKLVRENSLAELGRPFLMDLSDKTGETVHFCVLEDYKTYLVDKVRSNKNLTHTSNMSFRDEPYITSFGKVLLANMSDDKIEEYLASTTLSRRTQNTITDREELRLEFKKIKDQGYAIDNEEAEEGLYCIAAPIQDSNGLVSAAISISGPAFRIKDNFDKNLKFVLQTAGEMSKAIGWKLSNKER, encoded by the coding sequence ATGCAAAGCGTAGATAGAATATGTAAGATCATAGAAGCGGTTGTCGACTCAAGGGACGGGATAGGTGTTATAGATATAAGCGAGGCAGTTGAGTTGCCTGCAAGTACTACTCACAGGATACTCTCGTCCCTTGTTGAATTGAACTATATGACCCAAGACAAGATAAGCAAGAAGTACACCCCTGGCAGGGTCCTGTTTTCCATATCGGGAAAGCTTGTAAGGGAAAATTCCCTGGCAGAATTGGGAAGGCCATTCCTTATGGATCTGTCTGATAAAACCGGTGAGACTGTACATTTCTGCGTGCTTGAGGATTATAAGACCTACCTTGTCGATAAAGTAAGATCAAACAAGAATCTTACTCACACCTCAAATATGAGCTTCAGGGATGAACCCTATATCACTTCCTTTGGGAAGGTTTTACTGGCAAACATGAGTGACGATAAAATCGAAGAATACCTTGCCAGCACGACACTTTCAAGGAGGACCCAAAACACCATAACTGATAGGGAGGAGCTTCGGCTTGAATTTAAGAAAATCAAAGATCAAGGTTATGCTATAGACAACGAGGAAGCTGAGGAAGGACTATATTGTATCGCGGCACCAATTCAAGATTCAAACGGCCTGGTTTCAGCAGCAATAAGTATTTCTGGTCCTGCATTCAGGATAAAGGATAATTTTGATAAAAATCTCAAATTTGTATTACAGACCGCAGGAGAAATGTCAAAGGCAATTGGCTGGAAGTTAAGCAATAAAGAAAGATAA
- a CDS encoding MFS transporter, whose translation MAKKYKVLLIMVFTMILGYLPWYNFSAVSSFIQSDLSLTTAEMGTILSVFQAGYVLTVIFTGWLADRFGRKKIVSIATILTGLFSIMFSLLANGFESTLFFRILTGLSAGAIYAPGIALLTNWFDKKERGMAVGAYTAALTIAYAGGYFIASPIAAASGWRSGIFWTSVPALIAGFLLILFIEEKPKDTASPAIQKSSHPSEKIINKNFKNTVIAISIIAYAGHMWELYTFWGWIGSYLSSVIYLGGATQAEAVANGGRIAAYVILLGAPSVFIVSYMSDKLNKIKLIMAASIFSILGELAFGLMSSMNPAMVIAIALWVGFWAVADSGIYKVILTEYADTDKTATLLGVQSAVGFGATIISPYVFGRVLGSINKGLSMTIEYPNWGLPFMIVGIGALVSPLAMIYLSRFMGKDAK comes from the coding sequence ATGGCAAAAAAATACAAGGTTCTATTGATAATGGTATTCACAATGATACTGGGGTACTTGCCTTGGTATAATTTCTCAGCAGTATCCAGCTTTATTCAGTCAGATCTTTCGCTGACCACAGCAGAAATGGGCACAATACTTTCTGTTTTTCAGGCCGGTTATGTACTGACCGTAATATTTACAGGCTGGCTTGCTGACAGATTTGGAAGGAAAAAAATTGTTTCCATAGCAACCATTCTTACCGGTTTATTCTCGATAATGTTCTCACTTCTTGCCAATGGATTTGAGAGCACATTATTCTTCAGAATACTAACAGGTCTAAGCGCTGGAGCGATTTATGCACCAGGGATTGCACTTCTGACCAACTGGTTTGACAAAAAGGAAAGAGGGATGGCTGTTGGTGCTTATACAGCTGCATTGACGATAGCTTATGCCGGAGGTTACTTCATTGCTTCTCCTATTGCTGCAGCCAGCGGGTGGAGATCAGGGATATTCTGGACATCAGTACCAGCCCTTATCGCAGGTTTTCTGCTGATACTGTTTATTGAAGAAAAACCAAAGGATACAGCGAGTCCTGCAATTCAAAAATCAAGTCATCCCTCTGAGAAGATAATAAATAAGAATTTCAAAAATACAGTAATAGCAATATCGATAATAGCCTATGCCGGACACATGTGGGAGCTTTACACCTTCTGGGGCTGGATAGGCAGTTACTTGTCATCTGTCATATATCTTGGTGGTGCGACTCAGGCAGAGGCAGTTGCAAATGGAGGAAGGATAGCAGCATACGTAATACTTCTGGGTGCTCCTTCAGTATTTATAGTTAGCTATATGTCAGATAAACTAAACAAGATAAAGCTTATTATGGCAGCCTCAATTTTCAGCATACTTGGTGAGCTTGCATTCGGTCTTATGAGCAGCATGAACCCTGCAATGGTAATAGCCATAGCTCTATGGGTAGGTTTTTGGGCCGTTGCCGATTCCGGGATATATAAGGTCATACTCACTGAATACGCTGACACGGACAAGACCGCCACACTCCTTGGAGTGCAGTCTGCAGTCGGATTTGGTGCGACCATCATTTCTCCCTATGTATTTGGACGCGTATTGGGAAGCATCAACAAGGGTCTTTCAATGACTATCGAATATCCCAATTGGGGATTGCCCTTCATGATAGTTGGTATAGGAGCTTTAGTATCGCCTTTGGCTATGATCTATCTTTCAAGATTCATGGGAAAAGATGCTAAATAG
- the panB gene encoding 3-methyl-2-oxobutanoate hydroxymethyltransferase, with protein MAKKKSILDLYKMKENKEKATWITAYDFPMASFAEQAGMDMILVGDSLGMVVLGYKGTVPVTMDDCISHCQAVRRGAPNTFVIGDMPFGSYHTTDGEAVANAVRFLKEADCDAIKLEGGVRVASRIKAIADAGIVVFGHIGLTPQSAGQLGGFKAQGLYVDSARDLIKDALAVQEAGALALLVEAVPPELTEFIANKLTIPVYSIGAGLPCDGQLIICGDMLGLFQAFTPKFVKKYANVAEVITNAFKEYVDDVKTGKFPEDQHVYHIKDSIEDFQKLFKEFE; from the coding sequence ATGGCAAAGAAAAAGAGTATATTGGATCTTTACAAAATGAAGGAAAACAAGGAAAAGGCAACCTGGATAACGGCTTACGACTTCCCAATGGCTTCCTTTGCTGAGCAGGCAGGAATGGATATGATTCTTGTTGGAGACTCACTTGGAATGGTAGTTCTCGGTTACAAGGGGACAGTTCCGGTAACTATGGATGACTGTATATCCCACTGCCAGGCAGTAAGAAGAGGAGCTCCCAATACCTTCGTTATCGGAGATATGCCATTCGGCTCATACCACACAACCGATGGTGAGGCAGTTGCAAATGCTGTCAGGTTCCTGAAAGAAGCAGATTGTGATGCTATAAAGCTTGAGGGTGGAGTAAGGGTTGCAAGCAGGATCAAGGCGATTGCTGATGCTGGTATTGTAGTATTTGGCCATATAGGCTTGACGCCTCAAAGTGCAGGACAATTAGGTGGTTTCAAAGCACAGGGTCTTTATGTAGACAGTGCAAGAGACTTGATAAAGGATGCACTTGCAGTACAGGAAGCTGGAGCTCTTGCCCTGTTGGTTGAGGCAGTACCACCTGAGCTAACCGAGTTCATAGCCAATAAGCTGACAATACCTGTATATTCTATAGGTGCTGGACTTCCATGCGACGGGCAGCTGATAATATGTGGAGATATGCTGGGCTTGTTCCAGGCATTCACACCTAAATTTGTTAAGAAATATGCCAATGTAGCGGAAGTTATCACAAATGCATTCAAAGAGTATGTGGATGATGTAAAGACTGGGAAATTCCCAGAAGACCAACATGTTTACCACATAAAGGACAGCATTGAAGACTTCCAGAAGTTGTTCAAGGAGTTCGAATAA
- a CDS encoding dihydrodipicolinate synthase family protein produces MSELLQQRKDKLFGNHVLTVTPLHEDGTIDEESTRNLVDYVIDRGVHGILTLGSTGEVFALTEAERMQYVEIVLDQTKGRVPVGVGVNDSSSDRAAMLAKHAAEHGADYIFTTGPYYHPHRQDGIYRHIKHIADSVPEHPIMVYDGGAGIEMGLPLLKKMADDMPNLHCAKLFVPYAPKIAAYEEATGGKLQAWSGHDQMNYLMLLYGAKGMTSAASNILPREQTDMFNFIQEGKIDEAREIFLEKLATINSFAFPNVLSYIPAYKAALYWMGVIRTDVCKVVMEPIDEIQRRELKATMKRIGLL; encoded by the coding sequence ATGAGTGAATTGTTACAACAAAGAAAAGACAAACTCTTCGGGAATCATGTACTTACAGTAACACCGCTTCACGAGGATGGTACCATAGACGAGGAATCCACAAGAAATCTCGTAGACTACGTAATAGACAGAGGAGTTCATGGGATCCTGACTCTTGGAAGCACGGGAGAGGTTTTCGCCCTTACTGAAGCAGAAAGAATGCAATATGTAGAGATAGTTTTGGATCAAACCAAGGGCAGGGTTCCTGTTGGAGTGGGAGTAAACGACTCTTCAAGCGACAGAGCTGCAATGCTTGCGAAACATGCAGCAGAACACGGTGCAGACTATATATTCACCACAGGTCCATACTACCATCCTCATAGACAAGATGGTATCTACAGACACATAAAGCATATAGCTGATTCAGTGCCTGAGCATCCTATAATGGTTTACGACGGAGGCGCTGGCATCGAGATGGGATTGCCGCTTTTGAAAAAAATGGCGGACGACATGCCGAATCTTCACTGCGCTAAATTATTTGTTCCATATGCACCCAAGATCGCAGCCTATGAGGAAGCAACAGGCGGCAAGCTTCAAGCCTGGTCAGGCCATGATCAGATGAACTACCTGATGCTGTTATATGGAGCTAAGGGAATGACATCTGCTGCAAGCAATATCCTGCCAAGAGAACAGACAGACATGTTCAATTTTATTCAGGAAGGCAAGATCGATGAAGCAAGAGAAATATTCCTGGAGAAGCTGGCAACGATCAATTCTTTCGCGTTCCCTAATGTTCTCTCCTACATACCAGCATATAAGGCAGCACTTTACTGGATGGGAGTTATTAGGACAGACGTATGCAAGGTAGTTATGGAGCCTATCGATGAGATCCAAAGAAGAGAATTGAAAGCTACGATGAAGAGGATAGGACTGCTGTAA
- a CDS encoding class I SAM-dependent methyltransferase has protein sequence MSEQKSRRIFNSIAGIYGWFYDYQKRSFIKVIEEVKGDIDITAYKTILDVGCGTGALCSVLASKDLEVTGIDPAERMLQVAKGKPENSKVEFILGSVLDGLSFEDNSFDIAIASHVAHGMKEDSRKKMYIEMSRVAREYVIIHDYNNKRTPITSFVEWLEGGDYFHFIEHAEPEMRDCMKEMENCFSEVRVINIGKNSNWYVCKPNK, from the coding sequence TTGTCTGAACAAAAAAGCAGAAGAATATTCAATTCAATTGCAGGAATATATGGCTGGTTCTACGATTATCAAAAAAGAAGCTTCATAAAAGTTATAGAAGAGGTAAAAGGAGACATTGATATTACAGCTTACAAAACAATACTCGATGTGGGGTGTGGAACTGGGGCTCTGTGCTCGGTTTTAGCCTCGAAAGACTTGGAAGTGACCGGGATCGACCCCGCAGAGAGGATGCTGCAGGTTGCCAAAGGTAAACCTGAGAATAGCAAAGTGGAATTCATTCTTGGTAGTGTCCTGGATGGTCTTTCTTTTGAAGACAACAGCTTTGACATAGCCATAGCATCTCACGTAGCCCATGGAATGAAGGAAGATTCAAGGAAGAAAATGTATATAGAGATGAGCAGAGTAGCCAGGGAGTACGTCATAATACACGATTACAATAATAAAAGGACCCCGATCACATCATTCGTGGAATGGCTTGAAGGAGGAGACTATTTTCACTTTATCGAGCATGCTGAGCCGGAGATGAGGGACTGCATGAAGGAAATGGAGAACTGCTTCTCCGAAGTGAGAGTCATAAATATTGGTAAGAACTCAAACTGGTATGTATGCAAGCCCAACAAATGA
- a CDS encoding stalk domain-containing protein: MKKINILLTVIMILSVLIGNIAFAAEPIKVYVDNSRLDMEVMPQIQNGRTLVPLRAIFEALGAELNWDPGTRTVTGTKDGTVVTLTIDSKIAYINGSAKELDAPAVIVSGRTMVPARFIAESLGAQVGWDSNSKTVLVNSDINEIMLYKIVRIIDGDTLVASKNGAEETVRLIGVDTPEIFVNGQQVNDPQAVAALEYAKAALTGRYAELELDIEERDQYGRLLAYIWLDGIMLNKVLLENGIASVATYPPNVKYLEEFTALESIAKEKKLGIWGNPLPQPSEPVSNLFVIDKTKALSGPIGDPETAQYKGSIKSDKYHKLYYTHPGQISEENLIYFESLDHAIMNGYKPCGYCF, translated from the coding sequence ATGAAGAAGATAAATATATTATTGACCGTCATTATGATATTATCCGTCTTGATTGGAAATATCGCCTTTGCAGCAGAGCCTATCAAGGTATACGTAGACAACTCCAGGCTGGATATGGAAGTAATGCCCCAGATCCAAAATGGAAGGACCCTGGTCCCCCTAAGGGCAATATTTGAAGCATTAGGTGCAGAGCTAAATTGGGACCCCGGCACAAGAACTGTAACAGGAACAAAAGATGGCACAGTCGTAACTCTGACAATCGACAGTAAAATCGCATATATAAACGGAAGTGCAAAGGAGCTTGATGCCCCGGCAGTCATAGTATCAGGCAGGACAATGGTCCCCGCAAGATTCATAGCTGAAAGCCTTGGAGCACAGGTCGGCTGGGACAGTAACTCAAAAACCGTACTTGTAAACTCAGATATAAACGAGATAATGCTTTATAAAATAGTACGGATAATCGACGGTGACACATTGGTAGCATCAAAGAACGGAGCTGAGGAAACTGTTCGCCTCATAGGGGTCGACACACCTGAGATATTCGTTAATGGTCAACAGGTCAATGACCCTCAGGCAGTCGCTGCACTTGAATATGCAAAAGCAGCCCTTACTGGAAGATATGCTGAGCTGGAGCTGGATATCGAGGAAAGGGACCAATATGGCAGGCTTCTTGCCTACATATGGCTGGATGGGATCATGCTAAACAAGGTTCTTCTTGAAAATGGCATAGCTAGTGTTGCAACATATCCGCCGAATGTAAAATACCTGGAGGAGTTTACTGCCCTTGAGAGCATTGCGAAAGAGAAGAAGCTTGGGATCTGGGGTAACCCGCTGCCTCAGCCTTCAGAACCGGTATCAAATCTGTTTGTGATTGATAAGACAAAAGCCCTGTCAGGACCAATCGGTGATCCCGAGACGGCACAGTACAAGGGAAGCATAAAGAGCGACAAATACCATAAGCTTTACTACACCCATCCCGGACAGATCAGCGAAGAGAACCTCATATACTTTGAAAGCCTTGATCACGCCATAATGAATGGCTACAAGCCCTGCGGCTATTGTTTTTAA